One Drechmeria coniospora strain ARSEF 6962 chromosome 01, whole genome shotgun sequence genomic region harbors:
- a CDS encoding hypothetical protein (related to microfibril-associated protein) — translation MPPKRMTANPIRPARHRAGKATGASSSSESDSDDGETAVAPGPKIPPPPKAASAGKIISNLNRIDLNARQNEREREAAERRKATQRAERLAAEQGFVTEDEDESGGSDDDDDEEDESGSDEASSSSEEEAPRKLMMRPKFVPKSQRAKTAKQDADEAAREAEEEAKKKATDDLVEEQIRKDLAARAAGKKHWDDEENAESDVDTTDELDPAAEEAAWRVRELKRLKRARTAVEEREKELEEVERRRNLTAEERAAEDEEHLAKQRDEKDAKGKMSFMQKYYHKGAFFQAETEAAGLLQRDIMGSRIQDDVRNREALPEYLQRRDMTKLGRKGATKYRDMRSEDTGQWGQRHDDSGRRGDRTGSSKFDGDDRFRPDDDRFRSDERGANGANAIPLGPRKGADMRDRGDGGDSYRTRDDDDYRRRRSRTRSRSRSPRRRHDDNRRSRKRSTSRDGDADRHDADKRRKVDADMER, via the coding sequence ATGCCTCCCAAACGCATGACGGCAAACCCCATCCGGCCGGCTCGCCACCGTGCCGGAAAGGCCACAGGCGCCTCATCTTCCTCAGAATCCGATAGCGACGACGGTGAAACGGCGGTCGCGCCCGGGCCCAAgatcccaccaccacccaagGCCGCGAGTGCAGGCAAGATCATCAGCAACCTCAACCGCATCGACCTCAATGCGCGGCAGAACGAGCGCGAGAGGGAAGCAGCGGAGCGAAGGAAGGCCACCCAGAGGGCAGAgaggctcgccgccgagcagggtTTCgtcaccgaggacgaggatgagagCGGCGGGtcggacgatgacgatgacgaggaggacgagagcgGGTCGGACGAggcaagcagcagcagcgaggaggaggcgccgaggaagctCATGATGCGGCCCAAGTTCGTACCAAAGAGCCAGCgggccaagacggccaagcaagacgccgacgaggctgcgcgcgaggccgaggaggaggcgaagaagaaggcgacggacgacctcgtcgaggagcagatCCGAAaggacctcgccgcccgcgccgctGGCAAGAAACActgggacgacgaggaaaatGCCGAATCCGACGTCGACACCACCGACGAACTCGacccggccgccgaggaagccgcGTGGCGGGTCCGTGAGCTCAAGCGGCTCAAGCGCGCCcgcaccgccgtcgaggagcgtgAGAAGGAactcgaggaggtcgagcGGCGACGCAATctcacggccgaggagcgggcggccgaggacgaggagcacCTTGCGAAACAGCGAGACGAAAAGGATGCCAAGGGCAAGATGAGCTTCATGCAAAAGTACTACCACAAGGGCGCCTTCTTCCAggccgagaccgaggccgccggcctgctgcagcGGGACATTATGGGCAGCCGCATACAGGACGATGTGAGGAACCGCGAGGCCCTGCCCGAGTACCTCCAGAGGAGGGACATGACCAAGCTCGGCCGCAAGGGCGCCACCAAGTACAGGGACATGAGGTCGGAGGATACTGGTCAGTGGGGGCAGAGGCACGATGActctgggcggcgaggggacAGGACTGGCAGCAGTAAATTCGACGGAGACGACCGGTTCcgacccgacgacgaccggtTCCGATCCGACGAGAGGGGTGCCAACGGCGCCAACGCGATCCCGCTGGGCCCAAGGAAGGGTGCTGACATGCGGGACagaggagacggaggagacAGCTATCGCACGcgagatgacgacgactaccgccgccgccgatcaCGGACGCGATCCCGCTCGCGCTCCCCGAGGCGGCGCCACGACGACAATCGCAGGAGTCGGAAGCGGAGCACGTCCCGAGACGGGGATGCGGAtcgccacgacgccgacaagaGGCGCAAGGTGGATGCAGACATGGAGAGGTGA